The DNA segment CAGAGACAGAGAGAGCTCAAGCGAACGCTGAACATGCCGGGGCTGGATGTGACGAGCAGGACGAGGATCGAGATCGAGACGCTGCCCGATCCGGTGCGGTATGAGATGGAGCGGGAAAGGCTCGTGCAGGCGGGCCTGGATAATCGGATGGAGCTTCTGGAGCTGGAGCTTCAGCTTGCAAAGGATGCGAGTACGGTAGACTTTTTGAAAAATCAAACGCTGCCGCTGGCGACGCTGGATTACACTTACAACATCAATGGACTTGGTGCCAATCGCGAGGATTCGCTGGACCTGCTGTACGATAAGAGGTTCGAGGATCATCGGCTGGGCGTGCAGGTTCTGATACCACTGGGCAACGAAGCTGCCAAGAATCGGCTGCTGCAGGGGTATTACCAGCGGATACAGAGGCTCGCAACTCGGGATAGTCGTGAGCAGCTTGTCGAGCAGGAGGTGCTCAATTCGGTCGACAATGTCGAGGCGACGTGGCAGAGGATAATGGCGGCAAGACAGAACGCGATGCTGGCGGGACGGCTGTATGAAGCGGAACAGAGACAGTTCGAGCTTGGACTGCGGACGAATACGGATGTGCTGGAGGCGCAGGCGTCGCTGGCGGATGCGAAAAGCGCGGAGATACAGGCACTGGCTGAGTATCAGATATCGCTGGTTGATCTGGCGTTCGCGACGGGCACGCTGCCGGGTGCGGCGAAGGTCGAATGGGGGCCTATAAAGCCGATGCAGGAGACTGCGGCTGCGGGCGAGTAGAAGCGGGCTATGCTGTAGAAATGACATAAACTGGCGGTCGGCAAGGTCCCATAACATCATTATGCATCATGGGATGTATATATTTCACAACTTTGAACCCGCGGCACTTCGCAGACGTAAACAATTTTAACTACATTTGTGGTTTCTCACCCCGCGAAATTTGCCGACGGACGAGTTATTTCTTAGGTTTTATGCAGAAACCGTAATTTTAACCAAATTTGCGAAGCCGGGACACCAGCGCTTCTAAGTTCAAAAGGGAAGAAGATGAAACCGAGAAAAACAGCAGTACACATCACTCATGAGGCGGCAAACAAGATAGGCGGGATCGGAGCGGTTCTGGAGGGCTTTTTCACGAGCAGCAAATACGTCGAAGACGTTGACCGCTCTATCCTTATAAGTGCACTGTTTACGCGAGAGGGCAATCTGTTCAACAGGCTAGGCCCCGGCGGTGAGGTGCTGTATTCTTCGCTTGACGGTTTCGTGAATACGGACAGGTTCAACGCGTTTCGGCGGATCGAGATGGCGTTCGGTGTGGATATTGTTTACGGCAGGAAGAGATTTTACGACCCGAAGACGGGCGTGGAGAGTCATCCGGAGATCGTGCTGATAGACGTCTCGAATATGGCGCTGGAGTCGGTCAACGAGATGAAACGGCAGTTCTTCGATGAGTACGGCATCGAGAGCAATCGTTATGAGCATATCTGGGATTTCGAGCAGTGGATGAGGCTCGGGCCGGTCGCGGTCGCGGTGACGAAGGCGCTTGGGGTATGTGAGAACAACGATCCGACGGTGATGGTGTCGCATGAGTATATGGGGCTGCCGACGGCACTGGCGGCAAGACTCGATCCGGCGTATGATTTCAAGACTGTTTTCTACGCACACGAGACGGCGACGATGCGGCTGCTGGTGGAGAAGAACCTGGGGCATGACACGATGTTCTACAATGCCCTGAAGCAGGCGGAGAAGAGCGGGCTTTATGTGGATGACATTTTCGGCGACCAGAGCGAGTACTACAAGCATGCACTGGTGTCGGCTGCGAGGCATTGTGATAATATTCTGGCGGTGGGCGATTACGTAGTGGATGAGCTGCGGTTCATGAGCGAAGACTTTAAGGATGCCGATATCGATCTGACGTATAACGGCATACCAGCATATGAATGTGACGTAACCGAAAAACGCAAGTCACGCGGAAAACTGCAGCAGTACTGTGAGAATCTGCTCGGCTACAGACCGGACTATGTGTTCACGCATGTGACGCGGCTGGTGACGAGCAAGGGACTCTGGCGTGATTTCAGGGTGCTCGAACATATGGAGCAGGAGTTCGAAGCGGAGGGCAAGACGGGTGTGCTGTTTCTGCTGAGTACCGAAGTGGCACAACGGCCCAGCTCGGATGTGTATTCGATGGAGGCGGAGTATAACTGGCCCGTGGCCCATCGTGAAGGCTGGCCCGATCTGTCTGAGGGGGAGGCTAGATTCAATACTGCTGTTCAGGAATTCAACGCGAAGAGCAAGAACATCAAGGCTGTGTTCATCAATCAGTTCGGGTTTACGCGTGAGCTTTGCGGTCATCGCATGCCTTTCGATATGGACTTCATGGACCTGCGGCGCGGCTGTGACGTGGAGTTCGGCCAGAGTGTGTACGAGCCATTCGGCATCGCACAGCTCGAGTCGCTGACGTTCGGCGCGGTTTGCGTGGTGACCAACGTATGCGGATGTGCGGGCTTCGTACGGGACATAACCAAGGGCGAGCCCGTGAAGAATCTGATCGTCGCGGATTATACTTCGCTTGAGGACCGGGGCTATTATGACCTGGAAGATGTGAAGCAGATCGGCAAAGAAGAGCGTGACGAGATCGAGCACAAGATCAGCAAAGAGGTCGCGACGGACCTTTGTGCTAGGCTGTGGAAGACCGAAGACGAGATGATGGAATATGTCCGCAGCGGCTATGCGATCGCACGGAACATGAACTGGGACACGGTGTACTGCAACTACGTTTCGAAGTCGCTGCACAAGGCGATGAGCAAGACGACGACCGGGCAGATGCCGCTTGAGGCTTAACGGCTGGCAGGAAAAGAAGACGCGGCATAAACGTGATTGAAAATTAACGGACTTGACTGCCGGGGTGTCGGGCGGTAAGTTTACGCTGACACGACATGGTAAACGGCAAAAAAATAATCGGCATACTTGGGGCCGTCGGCTCGGGAAAGAGTACGGCCGCCCGGCTATTCGGCGAGCTCGGCTGTGCGGTGATCGACGCGGACAGGATCGCGCACGCCATGCTGGATACCGAAGAAGTCAAGCAAGAGCTGGCGGCTGAGTTCGGCAACGGCATCTTCGACGAGCAAGGCGAAGTGGACAGGAAATCGCTGGGCGATAAAGTATTTAACGACCCGCAAAAGGTTCAGGCAATAAACGCGATCATCCACCCCCGCGTTATGGAGGAAGTCGAGACCAGGATCGCTGACCGAAGCCGAAAAGAAGAGGTGCGAGCCATAGTTCTGGACATCCCGCTGCTCGCGGAAGTCGGCTGGCACGAGCGGTGCGATTCGCTGGTATTTGTCAAATGTGACGAAAAAATCCGCCGGGACCGAACACACAAACGGCATGGCGGTAGGGATATCGAAGCAAAAAAAAGGGAAAAATTCCAAATTTCTCTGGACAAGAAGGCCAAAATAGCTGATTATATACTCGTTAACAATTCTGAAGTTTCAGCATTAGCTGACCAGGTCCAGAGAGTCTTCACGGGCATTATAAATTAATAGGAAAAGCAATCGGGGTGTATCATTTCCGCCTTTCCTGGTTATTGCCAGAAAAAGAGAATCACCCAAAGCAAGTCTTTTAGTCCCTCCCCCTCTTAGTCAAATTTATGTTTCAAACGGGGAGTCAGCAGTACAAATGCATCTGCTGTGCGGTCACTTACCATCGAAGGAGTATTTATGGCCAAGGCCGAGAACAACAAGCCGGAAGCAAAAAAAACAGCGAAGAAGAAAAAAACTCGCAAAAA comes from the Anaerohalosphaera lusitana genome and includes:
- the coaE gene encoding dephospho-CoA kinase (Dephospho-CoA kinase (CoaE) performs the final step in coenzyme A biosynthesis.); the encoded protein is MVNGKKIIGILGAVGSGKSTAARLFGELGCAVIDADRIAHAMLDTEEVKQELAAEFGNGIFDEQGEVDRKSLGDKVFNDPQKVQAINAIIHPRVMEEVETRIADRSRKEEVRAIVLDIPLLAEVGWHERCDSLVFVKCDEKIRRDRTHKRHGGRDIEAKKREKFQISLDKKAKIADYILVNNSEVSALADQVQRVFTGIIN